A part of Desulfobacter sp. genomic DNA contains:
- a CDS encoding sodium:alanine symporter family protein produces the protein MDVLQGFETIVGKVGAFAWGPPMLFLLVGTGFWLTFSLRGLQFTKLWHSLYLALIKRKEDTDEPGDITHFQALMTALSATVGTGNIAGVATAIAAGGPGALFWMWITGLVGMATKYSEAVLAVKYREVDENGEMSGGPMYYISKGLNLPWLGVVFAAFAAIASFGIGNMVQSNSVADAVEATFHIPPAVTGVVLMVCTAAVILGGIKKIGKVTGILVPVMIVLYVLGALSIILLNVAHVPAAVALIVKQAFTPTAATGGFAGATVMLAIRMGVARGVFSNESGLGSAPIAAAAAQTKHPVSQALVSMTQTFIDTIVVCTMTGLVLILTDTWAIGKTGAELTTVAFQNGIPGGAYIVTIGLILFAYSTILGWSYYGEKSIEYLFGVKAVKPYRIIFVLFVGVGAMAKLNLVWNLSDTFNGLMAIPNLVGLLLLTPVIVKETRSYFNNKA, from the coding sequence ATGGACGTTTTACAGGGGTTTGAAACAATTGTCGGCAAAGTTGGGGCCTTTGCATGGGGGCCGCCCATGCTGTTTCTGCTGGTGGGCACCGGCTTCTGGCTGACCTTTTCCCTGAGGGGACTTCAGTTTACAAAATTGTGGCATTCCCTATATCTTGCGCTGATCAAACGTAAGGAAGATACGGATGAGCCCGGGGATATCACCCATTTCCAGGCATTGATGACCGCATTGTCCGCCACCGTGGGGACGGGTAATATCGCTGGTGTGGCCACGGCCATTGCCGCAGGCGGCCCCGGTGCCCTGTTCTGGATGTGGATCACCGGCCTTGTGGGCATGGCCACCAAATATTCCGAAGCCGTGCTGGCTGTGAAGTACCGTGAGGTTGATGAAAACGGGGAGATGAGCGGCGGGCCCATGTACTATATATCAAAGGGATTGAACCTTCCCTGGCTGGGTGTTGTCTTTGCCGCCTTTGCCGCCATCGCTTCCTTCGGCATCGGTAATATGGTGCAGTCCAACTCCGTTGCCGATGCGGTTGAAGCCACCTTCCATATCCCGCCCGCCGTCACCGGGGTGGTGCTCATGGTATGCACCGCAGCCGTTATTCTGGGCGGGATTAAAAAGATCGGCAAGGTTACCGGAATCCTGGTGCCTGTCATGATTGTTCTTTATGTGCTGGGAGCCCTGTCCATTATCCTGCTCAATGTTGCCCATGTCCCGGCTGCCGTCGCCCTGATTGTCAAACAGGCCTTTACCCCCACTGCCGCCACCGGCGGATTTGCCGGTGCCACCGTTATGCTGGCCATCCGCATGGGGGTTGCCAGGGGGGTGTTCTCCAATGAATCGGGCCTCGGCTCCGCTCCCATTGCCGCTGCCGCCGCCCAGACCAAGCATCCGGTTTCCCAGGCCCTGGTTTCCATGACCCAGACCTTCATCGACACCATCGTGGTCTGCACCATGACCGGCCTGGTGCTGATTCTTACCGATACCTGGGCCATTGGTAAAACCGGTGCTGAACTGACCACTGTCGCCTTTCAGAACGGCATCCCCGGCGGCGCCTATATCGTTACCATCGGCCTGATCCTCTTTGCCTACTCCACCATTCTGGGCTGGAGCTACTACGGTGAAAAATCCATTGAATACCTTTTCGGCGTCAAGGCGGTCAAACCCTACCGTATCATCTTTGTGCTTTTTGTAGGGGTGGGGGCCATGGCCAAGCTGAATTTGGTATGGAACCTCTCGGACACATTCAACGGGCTTATGGCCATCCCCAACCTGGTGGGCCTGCTGCTGTTGACCCCTGTCATTGTTAAGGAGACAAGGTCCTACTTCAACAATAAGGCTTAA